A region from the Ciconia boyciana chromosome 1, ASM3463844v1, whole genome shotgun sequence genome encodes:
- the PDXP gene encoding chronophin, which produces MASCRRLSGAGLREVLGPAQGLLFDCDGVLWAGERAVPGAPELLERLRRSGKAALFVSNNSRRSVAELERRFSRLGFRGVRAEHVFSSALCSALFLRQRLLGGGGGNGGGRVFVLGGEGLRGEVRDAGLRLAGEGEPAPGAAEPVRAVLVGYDDQFTFAKLAQACGYLRDPQCLLVATDPDPWHPLSDGQRTPGTGSLTAAVETASGRKALVVGKPNTYMFDCIVERFGVDPSRTLMVGDRLETDILFGKNCGLSTILTLTGVSRLEEAQAYMASDSAAAKDLVPNYYVDSIADLIPGLDE; this is translated from the exons ATGGCGAGCTGCCGGCGGCTGagcggcgcggggctgcgggaggtGCTGGGCCCGGCGCAGGGGCTGCTCTTCGACTGCGACGGCGTCCTGTGGGCGGGCGAGCGCGCCGTTCCCGGCGCCCCCGAGCTGCTGGAGCGGCTGCGGCGCAGCGGCAAGGCCGCCCTCTTCGTCAGCAACAACAGCCGCCGCTCCGTGGCCGAGCTGGAGCGGCGCTTCAGCCGCCTCGGCTTCCGCGGCGTCCGCGCCGAGCACGTCTTCAGCTCCGCGCTCTGCTCCGCGCTCTTCCTCCGCCAGCGCCtcctcggcggcggcggggggaacGGGGGCGGCCGCGTCTTCGTGCTGGGCGGCGAGGGGCTGCGCGGCGAGGTGCGCGACGCCGGCCTGCGCCTGGCGGGCGAGGGCGAGCCGGCGCCCGGCGCCGCCGAGCCGGTGCGGGCCGTCCTGGTGGGCTACGACGACCAGTTCACCTTCGCCAAGCTGGCGCAGGCCTGCGGCTACCTGCGCGACCCGCAGTGCCTCCTGGTGGCCACCGACCCCGACCCCTGGCACCCGCTCAGCGACGGCCAGCGCACCCCCG gGACTGGCAGCCTCACAGCCGCGGTGGAAACCGCTTCGGGCCGCAAGGCGCTGGTGGTGGGGAAGCCGAACACCTACATGTTTGATTGCATCGTGGAGCGTTTCGGCGTCGACCCGTCCCGCACCCTCATGGTGGGAGACCGTCTGGAGACAGATATCCTCTTCGGCAAGAACTGCGGCCTCTCCACCATCCTCACCCTGACAGGTGTCTCCCGCCTGGAAGAGGCGCAGGCCTACATGGCCAGCGACAGCGCCGCTGCCAAGGATCTGGTGCCCAATTACTATGTGGACAGCATTGCAGACTTGATACCAGGCCTGGATGAGTAG
- the SH3BP1 gene encoding SH3 domain-binding protein 1 has protein sequence MMKRQFNRMRQQLSHPNITSRAQEATELLPEDLLQIEQRIEPAKRAAHSVSKRLQACLQGQCGSEMDKRVKKLPLMALSTTMAESFKELDTESSLGKALEMGCCIQSSLAKILAEFEIALEHDVLQPLNKLSEEELPIILKRKKTLQKLISDWNTIKSRLNQAAKSSSNSSGAGTGPGASSAANKLEILKEEEEEVKRKVEQCKDEYMADLYHFSTKEDSYASYFIRLLEIQAQYHRQSLGSLDSALAELKESHRQTEPSFTADTPVAGYYGVPLETHLKSLGREIALPIEACVMMLLASGMREEGLFRLAAGASVLRKLKSSLASGSNALEEFYSDPHAVAGALKSYLRELPQPLMTFELYNEWVKVASLKDMDSRVQSLQDTCSRLPLESYNNLRYLIKFLAKLAEHQELNKMTPSNIAIVLGPNLLWTQQSTGDPVQLDLASVSSIQVVGVVEALIQNADTIFPGEVDFNVSGMFTPPTNSGLGEAATVEEPSPEPRPAGAPALPDGEATSRDPEAPAVTRPSPEAAGPPAPPTTEDTARKGKRPAPARPMMPPPPPVAQPRSTAPIPAAPEHAASPKARPRRMVGAPSRAPSVPPPLPPQPARRHSRDAPPSPRPPTGEAEAAAAVDCAPGATDEGQPLPAGGRSPLAPSPPAGQPTEN, from the exons ATGATGAAGAGGCAGTTCAATCGGATGCGGCAGCAGCTGTCCCATCCCAACATCACCAGCCG AGCCCAAGAAGCAACTGAGCTCCTGCCAGAAGATTTGCTGCAG ATCGAGCAGAGGATCGAGCCGGCCAAGCGTGCAGCTCACAGTGTGTCCAAGAGGCTCCAAGCCTGCCTGCAGGGGCAATGCGGCTCCGAGATGGACAAGCGAGTG AAGAAGCTGCCCTTGATGGCTCTGTCCACAACGATGGCTGAGAGCTTCAAGGAACTGGACACAGAGTCCAGCCTCGG GAAAGCCCTGGAGATGGGCTGCTGCATACAGAGCTCACTGGCCAAAATCCTGGCCGAGTTCGAGATCGCCCTGGAGCACGACGTCCTGCAGCCACTGAACAAGCTCAGCGAG GAGGAGCTTCCCATCATCCTGAAGCGCAAGAAGACCCTCCAGAAGTTGATCTCTGACTGGAATACCATCAAGAGCCG GCTGAACCAAGCTGCCAAGAGCTCCAGTAACAGCTCTGGTGCTGGCACCGGCCCCGGGGCATCTTCTGCTGCCAATAAGCTGGAGATcttgaaggaagaggaggaggaagtgaaGAGGAAGGTGGAGCAGTGCAAG GACGAGTACATGGCTGACCTCTACCACTTCTCTACCAAAGAGGACAGCTATGCCAGCTACTTCATCAGA ctgctggaaatCCAAGCCCAGTACCACCGGCAGTCCCTGGGATCGCTGGACTCAGCTCTGGCAGAGCTGAAGGAAAGCCACAGGCAGACAG AGCCCTCCTTCACTGCAGACACCCCGGTGGCAGGGTACTACGGTGTGCCCCTAGAGACACACCTCAAGAGCTTGGGCCGGGAAATCGCGCTGCCCATCGAAGCCTGTGTCATGATGCTGCTGGCCTCCGGCATGAGGGAGGAG ggacTCTTCCGGCTGGCAGCGGGCGCCTCGGTGCTGAGGAAGCTGAAGAGCAGCTTGGCCAGTGGCTCCAACGCCCTGGAGGAGTTTTACTCGGACCCCCACGCCGTGGCTG gtgCGCTGAAATCCTACCTGCGGGAGCTGCCCCAGCCTTTGATGACCTTCGAGCTCTACAACGAATGGGTCAAGGTGGCCAG TTTAAAGGACATGGACAGCCGCGTACAGAGCCTGCAAGACACCTGCAGCCGCCTGCCCCTGGAGAGCTACAACAATCTGAG GTATCTGATCAAGTTTTTAGCCAAGCTGGCTGAACACCAGGAGTTGAACAAAATGACCCCCAGCAACATCGCCATCGTGCTGGGCCCCAACCTGCTGTGGACGCAGCAGAGCACAGG AGACCCTGTGCAACTGGACTTGGCCTCGGTCTCCTCCATCCAGGTGGTGGGCGTGGTGGAAGCCCTCATCCAGAACGCGGATACCATCTTCCCTGGAG AGGTAGATTTCAATGTCTCGGGCATGTTCACGCCGCCCACAAACAGCGGACTTGGCGAGGCTGCCACAGTGGAAGAGCCGTCCCCTGAGCCCCGTCCAGCCGGCGCCCCCGCTCTCCCCGATGGAGAGGC CACCTCGAGGGACCCCGAAGCCCCAGCGGTGACCAGACCATCTCCCGAAGCTGCAGGGCCACCGGCTCCACCGACAACCGAGGACACCGCCCGCAAAG GCAAGCGCCCGGCTCCGGCCCGACCCATGatgccgccgccgccacccgTGGCCCAGCCCCGGAGCACGGCTCCCATCCCCGCAGCCCCTGAGCACGCAGCCAGCCCCAAGGCCCGGCCGCGACGGATGGTCGGGGCGCCCAGCCGAGCCCCCTCTGTCCCACCACcgctccccccccagccagcaCGCCGCCACAGCCGAGACGCCCCGCCATCCCCCAGGCCTCCCACCGGCGAGGCCGAGGCAGCGGCTGCCGTGGACTGTGCCCCGGGAGCCACGGACGAGGGGCAGCCGCTgcctgcaggaggaaggagcccCCTGGCCCCATCGCCGCCGGCAGGACAGCCCACGGAGAACTGA